Proteins found in one Apium graveolens cultivar Ventura unplaced genomic scaffold, ASM990537v1 ctg3027, whole genome shotgun sequence genomic segment:
- the LOC141700880 gene encoding cyclase-like protein 4, with translation MVGRLNHVASRIMAANGVGVGMGLPVDKRIISDKPPQIERVAQILVHSDLVNSLLLADSDERRNDFRGLMWKEELELSFVDFMKDGAQWLVDNTDIKLVGIDYLSVAAFDDIISAHIVYLERRSLLLV, from the exons ATGGTTGGTAGATTAAACCACGTCGCTTCTCGTATTATGGCAGCAAATGGTGTCGGCGTCGGCATGGGTCTCCCCGTCGACAAACGCATCATCTCCGATAAGCCC CCACAAATTGAACGCGTTGCTCAAATTCTGGTGCATTCAGACCTGGTTAATTCTCTTTTGCTTGCTGATTCTGATGAAAGACGGAATGAT TTCAGGGGACTAATGTGGAAGGAGGAGTTGGAATTAAGCTTTGTGGACTTCATGAAGGATGGGGCACAGTGGCTGGTGGATAACACTGACATAAAACTTGTTG GGATTGATTATTTATCTGTTGCTGCTTTTGATGATATTATTTCTGCTCACATTGTTTACCTTGAAAGAAGATCTTTATTGCTGGTATAA